The following are encoded in a window of Alphaproteobacteria bacterium genomic DNA:
- a CDS encoding inositol monophosphatase yields the protein MTRAALKAGRGLIRDFGEVENLQVSRKGPADFVSTADLRSDKILREELSFARPGYSFLTEESGETKGTDEEFRWIIDPLDGTSNFLHSIPHFCISIALEQAGEIIAGVIYDPLRDEMFCAEKGMGAFVNNRRLRVSGRTDLTESMLATGIPFSGHGDREAFVKELQVMMGEIAGVRRLGAAALDLAYVAAGKFEGYWERDLCPWDVAAGILLVQEAGGYVTEIDGGKDVLACKSILAAPPLLYPQLQKLLKSAT from the coding sequence ATGACACGGGCCGCCTTAAAAGCTGGCCGTGGATTGATCCGCGATTTTGGCGAAGTTGAGAATCTCCAAGTATCGCGCAAGGGGCCGGCAGACTTTGTTTCTACGGCTGATTTGCGTTCCGATAAAATATTAAGGGAAGAGCTGTCTTTCGCCCGCCCGGGCTATAGTTTTTTGACAGAAGAGTCCGGAGAGACCAAAGGGACTGACGAAGAATTCCGTTGGATTATTGATCCTCTAGATGGAACGTCAAACTTTCTCCACAGCATTCCCCATTTTTGTATCTCCATCGCCCTAGAGCAAGCCGGAGAAATAATTGCTGGCGTTATATACGATCCACTGCGCGATGAAATGTTTTGTGCAGAAAAAGGAATGGGTGCCTTTGTAAACAACCGTCGATTGCGTGTTTCTGGCCGGACTGATTTGACGGAAAGCATGCTGGCGACGGGGATTCCTTTTTCCGGCCATGGCGATCGGGAAGCCTTTGTAAAAGAGCTGCAGGTGATGATGGGTGAAATTGCCGGTGTGCGCCGCCTAGGGGCCGCAGCATTGGACCTTGCTTATGTGGCAGCTGGCAAGTTTGAAGGTTATTGGGAACGTGACCTGTGCCCTTGGGACGTGGCAGCAGGGATCCTTTTGGTCCAAGAGGCCGGTGGATATGTCACTGAAATCGATGGCGGCAAAGATGTTTTAGCCTGTAAGAGCATCTTGGCGGCGCCTCCCTTACTTTATCCCCAACTTCAAAAGCTATTGAAGAGCGCGACTTAA
- the efp gene encoding elongation factor P → MKINGNAIRPGNVIEHKKRLWVAVKTQHTQPGKGGAYLQVELKDIRDGTKLNERFRSSGSVERVRLDEREHQYLFDDGEIYTFMNTENYDQVTLPASMVGDQSAAFLQEGMMVSIISHEGETIGMQLPDTVAMNIVEADAVVKGQTASSSYKPAKLENGVRVLVPPHIEAGTKIVVNTADATYVERAKD, encoded by the coding sequence ATGAAAATTAATGGAAATGCCATTCGGCCGGGAAACGTCATTGAGCATAAGAAACGCTTATGGGTTGCCGTAAAAACCCAGCATACTCAGCCTGGAAAAGGCGGTGCTTATCTTCAGGTGGAGCTCAAGGACATTCGGGATGGCACAAAGCTCAACGAACGATTTCGTTCCAGTGGGTCTGTTGAGCGGGTGCGGTTGGATGAACGGGAACACCAGTATCTATTTGACGATGGAGAGATCTATACGTTCATGAATACTGAGAATTATGATCAGGTAACCTTACCGGCATCCATGGTGGGCGATCAGTCTGCGGCGTTTTTGCAAGAAGGGATGATGGTATCCATCATAAGCCACGAAGGTGAAACCATAGGCATGCAATTACCTGATACCGTGGCCATGAATATTGTCGAGGCTGACGCGGTTGTAAAAGGGCAAACGGCCTCATCATCTTATAAGCCTGCCAAGTTAGAGAATGGCGTTCGTGTATTGGTGCCCCCTCACATTGAAGCAGGCACTAAAATTGTCGTTAATACGGCTGATGCAACTTATGTTGAGAGGGCAAAGGACTAG
- a CDS encoding class I fructose-bisphosphate aldolase — MTFMTETTKKILTHYESDCPGTKSNLARILSHGHLGGTGKLIIYPVDQGFEHGPGRSFSMNEGSYDPHYHFQLAIDGGLSAFAAPLGLLEAGASTFAGEIPLILKVNSGNSLVPGNEASDQAITGTVEDALRLGCSAIGFTIYPGVDQTYELYEEIQALAQEAKACGLAVIIWSYPRGHMSKAGETGLDTVAYGAHMAALLGAHIIKVKLPSEHIESEAARFAYEENVAAGALRDRVAHVVKSCFDGRRLVIFSGGEAKDEEAVFDDARAIRDGGGSGSIIGRNCFQRPRDETLALLKGMVRIYKGKDA, encoded by the coding sequence ATGACATTCATGACAGAAACAACAAAAAAAATCCTGACTCACTATGAAAGTGACTGTCCCGGAACTAAATCAAATTTAGCACGCATCCTATCCCATGGGCATTTAGGGGGAACGGGCAAGCTGATTATTTATCCTGTGGATCAGGGGTTTGAACATGGCCCCGGCCGCAGTTTTTCCATGAATGAAGGGTCCTATGATCCACACTATCATTTTCAATTGGCAATCGATGGGGGATTGTCTGCATTTGCGGCTCCGCTTGGGCTGTTAGAAGCAGGTGCGTCGACTTTTGCAGGAGAGATTCCGCTTATTCTTAAGGTGAACAGTGGCAATAGCTTGGTCCCCGGAAACGAAGCCTCAGATCAAGCCATTACAGGAACCGTTGAGGATGCTTTGCGATTGGGTTGCTCAGCTATTGGGTTTACCATTTATCCGGGCGTTGACCAGACATATGAGTTGTATGAAGAGATTCAGGCATTGGCGCAAGAGGCCAAAGCGTGTGGTTTGGCTGTCATCATTTGGTCTTACCCGAGGGGGCATATGTCTAAGGCAGGAGAAACGGGCTTAGATACCGTTGCCTATGGGGCTCATATGGCTGCTTTGCTGGGTGCCCATATCATTAAGGTCAAACTGCCATCGGAACACATTGAAAGTGAGGCGGCGCGTTTTGCTTACGAGGAAAATGTGGCGGCTGGGGCTCTCCGGGATCGCGTGGCCCATGTGGTGAAAAGTTGTTTTGATGGCCGCCGTTTGGTGATCTTTTCTGGAGGGGAAGCCAAGGATGAAGAAGCCGTCTTTGATGATGCTCGTGCCATTCGAGATGGAGGGGGATCCGGATCAATTATTGGGCGTAACTGTTTTCAAAGGCCCCGGGACGAAACTCTGGCATTGCTGAAGGGCATGGTTCGCATATACAAAGGAAAGGACGCGTAA
- the gmk gene encoding guanylate kinase: MMLVLASPSGAGKSSISKKLLESEKRLVLSVSATTRERRPGETVGVDYHFSTLEEFNHMIADGAFLEYAKVFGHYYGTPKALVDESLEKGIDVLFDIDWQGTQQIAQQSRGDLVSVFVLPPSTGELEVRLKNRAQDSDEVVAQRMAQASDEMSHWAEYDYVIVNNDLNASVEEVRAILHAERLKRTRQRGLASFVKALRSGQ; the protein is encoded by the coding sequence ATGATGCTGGTATTGGCGTCTCCATCTGGAGCGGGAAAGAGCTCTATTTCTAAGAAGTTATTGGAATCAGAAAAGCGCCTCGTTTTGTCTGTGTCGGCAACTACCCGCGAAAGGCGTCCGGGAGAAACAGTTGGGGTCGACTATCATTTTTCCACATTAGAAGAGTTCAACCATATGATTGCCGATGGGGCTTTCCTAGAATACGCCAAAGTATTTGGCCACTATTATGGAACACCCAAGGCTCTCGTGGATGAGTCCCTAGAGAAAGGAATCGATGTTCTTTTTGATATTGATTGGCAGGGGACACAGCAAATTGCCCAGCAATCTCGAGGGGATCTGGTTTCTGTCTTTGTGTTGCCGCCATCTACAGGCGAGCTGGAGGTGCGCCTTAAGAATCGTGCCCAAGATTCCGATGAAGTGGTTGCTCAGCGCATGGCCCAAGCTTCGGACGAGATGAGCCACTGGGCGGAATATGACTATGTCATCGTTAACAATGACCTGAATGCGAGTGTAGAAGAGGTGCGGGCCATCCTTCATGCCGAGCGTTTAAAGAGGACGCGCCAGAGAGGGCTTGCAAGCTTTGTCAAAGCGTTAAGATCTGGGCAATAG
- the mltG gene encoding endolytic transglycosylase MltG → MRGIVILLGVITFLLLGVGGVWYGLVREGPSERPMTVLIEKGSSIRSVAKQLRKEDVIRRAFIFKAMARLLGYNLKAGEYTFPAHVTLRQILNLMDDGKISYRTLTIPEGLSSYHVIDLVTKAVGLNGDVAQMPKEGALLPDTYYYSHGDARETLIHRMEEAMERILSTLWAARKENLPLKSPEEVLILASIVELETPQDAERARVAAVFLNRLSRGMPLQADPTVVYQLTQGKHPLDRLLTEKDLQVAGPYNTYKNKGLPPTPISNPGYASIEAVTQPMETKELYFVANGRGGHVFAQTLNEHKNNRFQVKKWKNRQALRQQETAKAQKIKQERDQAQPDQPQRMEGQQ, encoded by the coding sequence ATGCGCGGGATAGTAATTCTTCTCGGCGTTATAACGTTCTTACTCTTAGGAGTCGGGGGCGTTTGGTATGGGCTTGTGCGCGAGGGGCCTTCAGAACGTCCTATGACGGTCTTGATTGAAAAAGGCTCTAGCATTCGGAGTGTGGCCAAGCAGTTACGCAAGGAAGACGTGATTAGACGGGCTTTTATTTTCAAGGCCATGGCACGCCTCTTGGGATATAATTTAAAGGCGGGCGAATATACATTTCCCGCCCATGTCACCCTTCGGCAGATTCTTAACTTGATGGATGATGGAAAGATATCCTATCGGACATTGACCATTCCAGAAGGCCTTAGCAGCTATCACGTTATTGATCTTGTCACAAAGGCAGTGGGCCTGAATGGTGACGTGGCCCAAATGCCAAAAGAAGGGGCTCTTTTACCAGATACTTATTATTATTCCCACGGAGATGCGCGTGAAACTTTGATCCATCGGATGGAAGAAGCTATGGAGCGGATCTTGTCCACTTTGTGGGCAGCGAGAAAAGAAAATCTTCCCCTAAAATCGCCCGAAGAAGTGTTAATATTGGCTTCTATTGTCGAATTGGAAACACCTCAAGATGCTGAAAGGGCACGTGTCGCTGCTGTCTTTCTGAACCGGCTGAGTCGCGGGATGCCCTTGCAAGCCGATCCGACGGTCGTATATCAGTTAACACAAGGTAAGCATCCGTTGGATCGTCTCTTGACGGAAAAGGACTTACAGGTTGCTGGTCCCTACAATACATACAAGAATAAGGGATTGCCACCGACGCCTATTTCGAACCCCGGCTATGCTTCCATTGAGGCTGTTACCCAACCCATGGAGACAAAAGAGCTCTATTTTGTGGCAAACGGGCGTGGGGGGCATGTTTTTGCTCAGACATTGAATGAGCATAAAAATAACCGATTTCAGGTAAAGAAGTGGAAAAATCGACAAGCGTTGCGCCAACAGGAAACGGCCAAAGCACAAAAAATAAAGCAAGAGCGTGACCAAGCACAGCCGGACCAACCTCAAAGAATGGAAGGACAACAGTGA
- the fabF gene encoding beta-ketoacyl-ACP synthase II, with amino-acid sequence MRRVVVTGLGMVSPLGCGVQHVWDRILKGESGIKEIESFDVSDLKTRIAGQVPRGDAPGNLNADSHVPPKEQRKICDFILYALMAAKEAVEDAGWNPQDEESQDRTGVVIGSGIGGLPGIYDNSVALNTQGPRRVSPFFIPSTLVNLAAGHVSIRHGFRGPNNATVTACAAGSHAIGDASRLIQFGDADVMIAGGAEAAVCRIGISGFASARALSTQYNDTPQEASRPWDQGRDGFVMGEGAGILVLEELEHAKARGAKIYAEILGYGLSGDAHHITAPAEDGSGAYRAMQGALRTANLSPDAIDYINAHGTSTPLGDAVEVRAVKRLFGDKPKAAMSSTKSAIGHLLGAAGGVEAIFTTKALNSGIMPPTLNLHEQLEEAEGLDLVPNKAKEKPMKVVMSNSFGFGGTNASLIFGTHS; translated from the coding sequence ATGCGACGTGTTGTTGTGACCGGTCTTGGAATGGTGAGTCCCCTGGGATGTGGGGTTCAGCATGTGTGGGATCGTATTCTCAAAGGTGAGTCCGGAATCAAAGAGATAGAGTCATTTGATGTCTCTGATCTAAAGACAAGGATCGCGGGCCAAGTTCCCCGAGGAGATGCTCCTGGAAATCTGAATGCTGATAGCCATGTTCCCCCTAAAGAACAGCGAAAAATCTGTGACTTTATTCTTTATGCATTGATGGCGGCAAAAGAGGCTGTAGAAGATGCTGGGTGGAATCCCCAGGATGAAGAATCCCAAGATCGAACAGGTGTTGTTATTGGCTCAGGTATCGGAGGCTTGCCAGGCATATATGACAATTCGGTGGCCCTGAATACCCAAGGTCCTCGGCGTGTGAGCCCTTTCTTTATTCCCTCCACTCTTGTTAATTTAGCTGCTGGTCACGTGTCTATTCGTCACGGCTTTAGAGGGCCGAACAATGCCACCGTAACGGCATGTGCCGCTGGGAGTCACGCGATTGGAGATGCCAGTCGCCTGATTCAATTTGGCGATGCAGATGTTATGATCGCTGGTGGGGCCGAGGCAGCCGTTTGTCGGATTGGGATTTCAGGTTTTGCCAGTGCGCGTGCTCTATCAACACAGTATAACGATACCCCCCAAGAAGCTTCCCGTCCTTGGGATCAAGGTCGCGATGGATTTGTTATGGGCGAGGGAGCCGGTATTCTTGTGTTGGAAGAGCTTGAACATGCCAAAGCACGTGGCGCTAAGATTTATGCCGAAATCCTAGGATATGGTCTTTCAGGTGATGCCCATCATATAACGGCACCCGCAGAAGATGGCTCAGGGGCTTATCGTGCAATGCAAGGAGCCTTAAGGACCGCCAATCTTTCTCCTGATGCTATAGACTATATTAACGCCCATGGAACATCGACCCCCTTGGGAGATGCTGTTGAAGTGCGCGCCGTAAAGAGACTGTTTGGGGATAAGCCGAAGGCTGCCATGTCCTCTACGAAATCGGCCATAGGTCATCTCTTAGGGGCTGCAGGGGGAGTAGAAGCAATCTTTACAACAAAGGCCCTAAATTCAGGGATTATGCCACCGACACTGAATTTGCATGAACAGTTAGAAGAGGCTGAAGGTCTCGATCTTGTCCCAAATAAAGCAAAAGAAAAGCCCATGAAGGTAGTAATGTCCAACTCATTTGGGTTTGGAGGAACAAATGCTTCACTTATTTTCGGTACCCATTCTTAA
- a CDS encoding acyl carrier protein: MTDIADRVKKIVVEHLGVEESKVTTNASFVDDLGADSLDTVELVMAFEEEFGCEIPDEAAEKILTVQDAIGYIEKQAA; encoded by the coding sequence ATGACTGATATAGCGGATCGCGTTAAAAAGATTGTTGTTGAACACCTTGGTGTTGAAGAATCAAAGGTTACAACCAATGCAAGCTTTGTGGACGATCTAGGTGCAGATAGCCTTGATACTGTAGAACTTGTAATGGCTTTTGAAGAAGAGTTTGGTTGTGAGATTCCAGATGAAGCTGCAGAGAAAATTCTGACGGTTCAAGACGCCATCGGCTATATTGAAAAGCAAGCTGCCTAG
- the fabG gene encoding 3-oxoacyl-[acyl-carrier-protein] reductase — MFRLENKKALVTGASGAIGRAIATALHEQGAHVTLSGTRKEALESLANELKERVNIVTCNLSDSESTEALIPSAEKAMGGLDVLVNNAGLTRDGLMMRMKDEDWETVLNVNLTAAFRLSRACLRSMMKNRFGRIIGITSVVGVTGNPGQSNYAATKAGMIGMTKALASEVASRGITVNCIAPGFIESPMTSVLSDGQKEGILASIPMGRIGDPKDIATAATFLASDEAKYVTGQTLHVNGGMAMI; from the coding sequence ATGTTTCGGTTAGAAAATAAGAAAGCTCTCGTGACGGGGGCCTCAGGCGCCATTGGACGCGCTATTGCAACAGCCCTTCATGAACAGGGTGCCCATGTGACTCTGTCTGGGACTCGAAAAGAGGCTCTTGAGTCCTTGGCCAATGAGTTGAAAGAGCGTGTAAACATTGTCACCTGTAATCTTTCCGATTCTGAGTCAACTGAGGCTTTGATCCCCAGTGCTGAAAAAGCCATGGGAGGCCTTGACGTTTTGGTCAATAATGCTGGTCTTACAAGAGATGGCCTCATGATGCGCATGAAAGATGAAGACTGGGAAACGGTTTTGAATGTGAATTTGACGGCAGCTTTTCGCCTTTCGCGTGCCTGTCTCCGATCGATGATGAAAAATCGATTTGGGCGTATTATAGGCATTACTTCTGTGGTGGGGGTGACTGGAAATCCTGGCCAATCCAACTATGCGGCAACAAAAGCGGGCATGATTGGCATGACCAAAGCTTTAGCATCAGAAGTTGCAAGTCGTGGTATAACGGTGAACTGTATTGCGCCGGGCTTCATTGAGTCTCCGATGACGAGTGTTTTGTCTGATGGTCAAAAAGAAGGAATCTTGGCGTCTATCCCCATGGGGCGCATTGGAGACCCTAAAGATATAGCTACTGCGGCAACCTTTTTGGCCAGCGATGAAGCAAAGTATGTTACAGGTCAAACTCTACATGTTAATGGCGGGATGGCCATGATCTAA
- the fabD gene encoding ACP S-malonyltransferase, with translation MSQAFLFPGQGSQAVGMGKDVYEAFSVARDVFQEVDDALHQNLSKLIFEGPGETLTLTENAQPALMAVSLAILRVLEKEGGLNLQEKASYVAGHSLGEYSALAAAKSFTIADTARLLRARGKAMQEAVPVGQGAMAAVLGLDLSDVTDISKDVAQEEVCVLANDNCPGQTVLSGHKDAIDRAIKAATGRGSKRSLLLPVSAPFHCPLMAPAAQAMEQEFKTVTCVDPVVPLISNVTAADVQKADQIPSLLVEQITHMVRWRESVLKMAELGVDTVIEVGSGNVLTGLNKRICPDMNRITINSVEQIESFLKSA, from the coding sequence ATGTCACAAGCTTTTTTGTTTCCTGGACAAGGTTCTCAGGCCGTTGGGATGGGAAAAGATGTCTATGAAGCTTTTTCCGTTGCACGGGACGTGTTCCAAGAAGTAGATGATGCCCTCCACCAAAACTTGAGCAAGCTTATTTTTGAAGGGCCCGGAGAGACTCTGACCCTGACAGAAAATGCGCAGCCGGCTTTGATGGCCGTCAGTTTGGCCATCTTAAGGGTTTTGGAGAAAGAAGGCGGCTTGAACCTTCAAGAGAAAGCCTCTTACGTGGCAGGACACTCTTTAGGGGAATATTCAGCCTTGGCTGCGGCCAAAAGTTTTACCATTGCTGATACGGCTCGTTTGTTGCGGGCACGTGGAAAGGCCATGCAAGAGGCCGTTCCCGTTGGACAGGGTGCCATGGCTGCCGTGCTTGGGCTAGATCTTTCCGATGTGACTGATATCTCCAAGGACGTGGCCCAGGAAGAGGTCTGTGTCTTGGCCAATGACAACTGTCCTGGTCAAACGGTGCTTAGTGGACATAAGGATGCCATTGATCGCGCCATTAAAGCTGCAACCGGTCGGGGCAGCAAGCGCAGCCTTTTGTTGCCAGTTAGTGCGCCCTTTCATTGCCCTTTGATGGCGCCAGCGGCCCAAGCTATGGAACAGGAATTTAAAACCGTTACATGTGTCGATCCAGTTGTGCCCTTGATCAGCAATGTTACGGCGGCGGATGTTCAAAAAGCGGATCAGATTCCCAGCCTTCTCGTGGAGCAAATCACCCACATGGTTCGGTGGCGGGAAAGTGTCTTGAAGATGGCAGAGCTGGGCGTAGATACGGTCATTGAAGTAGGCTCAGGGAATGTCTTAACAGGGCTCAACAAACGGATTTGTCCCGACATGAATAGAATTACTATTAATTCAGTTGAACAAATAGAATCGTTTCTGAAGTCGGCGTAA
- the rpsF gene encoding 30S ribosomal protein S6 → MALYEHVLITRQDLTKSQTETLEKKFVDILTENGGTVKKTEYWGLKQLAYRIKKNRKGHYHFFNIDTPSAALVEMERVMRLNEDVLRYLSIKVDKLDDEPSIMMRERSHEEGSFNRERSFDSNRESRHSDAKGDDNRFSGKEDAGDKPTEEPSSKATSNDDDQ, encoded by the coding sequence ATGGCTCTCTATGAGCACGTACTTATTACACGTCAAGATCTGACAAAAAGTCAGACCGAGACTCTTGAAAAGAAATTCGTGGACATCCTGACCGAGAATGGTGGGACTGTCAAAAAAACCGAATATTGGGGGCTAAAACAATTAGCCTATCGCATCAAAAAAAATCGCAAAGGGCATTATCACTTTTTCAATATTGATACCCCTTCAGCCGCTCTCGTGGAAATGGAGCGTGTCATGCGGTTGAATGAAGATGTTCTTAGATACCTTAGCATCAAAGTTGACAAACTAGACGATGAACCCTCTATCATGATGCGAGAACGCTCTCATGAAGAAGGATCTTTCAATCGGGAACGGTCGTTTGATTCCAATAGAGAAAGCCGTCACTCGGACGCGAAAGGCGACGATAACAGATTTTCTGGAAAAGAAGACGCTGGAGATAAGCCAACTGAAGAACCCTCTTCAAAAGCCACATCCAACGATGATGACCAATAA
- a CDS encoding 30S ribosomal protein S18, translating to MKRTPSGPRTRVERPQISIENVPAQFTAARAGVRRPFFRRQKSCPFSGPKAPTIDYKNTRLLYRYISERGKIIPSRITAVSVKKQRELSNAIKRARYLALLPYVAQ from the coding sequence ATGAAGAGAACCCCAAGCGGTCCCAGGACAAGAGTTGAAAGGCCGCAAATTTCTATTGAAAACGTACCAGCACAATTTACCGCTGCACGCGCAGGAGTACGACGCCCCTTTTTCCGTCGTCAAAAGTCTTGCCCCTTTTCTGGACCTAAAGCTCCGACAATTGACTATAAAAACACCCGGCTTCTGTACCGATACATTTCAGAACGTGGAAAAATTATACCAAGTCGAATCACCGCTGTTTCAGTAAAAAAGCAGCGTGAGCTCTCCAATGCTATCAAGAGAGCGCGCTACTTGGCCCTTTTGCCCTACGTGGCACAATAG
- a CDS encoding DUF2232 domain-containing protein: protein MANKTTAPTQNLVIAAGGGLLSLALGAPYIILFMYFAQLPLYLVGLSLGPREGIIACLVAFLGSLFVFGIPESVLYITFQILPVFLIVKGFLTQQKDSSGKLGWPTIGSTLTALILIGNLLLIGADLWFATLATGLETYIASIVEKTTALIPTPLPEGTISLLIAFIPGLVIVSWLWMSIINTLLAQSILSRFGKNLRPSPSITTLYLPPWMIWILLGSVLLAFMGGHIGYVGKNGILISLQAFFFIGLAVLHSLCQKWKLNVIVLIGFYLLMFLLGWPIILVAFMGILDHLMDFRQHIDAKRT, encoded by the coding sequence ATGGCCAATAAGACGACAGCCCCAACTCAAAATCTAGTTATTGCCGCTGGAGGGGGGCTTTTGAGCCTCGCGTTAGGGGCTCCCTACATCATACTTTTCATGTATTTTGCCCAGCTCCCCCTCTATTTAGTTGGACTTAGCCTGGGCCCAAGAGAAGGGATCATAGCCTGTCTGGTTGCCTTTTTAGGTTCTCTCTTTGTTTTTGGCATCCCCGAATCAGTTTTATACATTACCTTCCAGATACTTCCTGTCTTCTTGATTGTAAAAGGCTTTCTGACGCAGCAAAAAGATTCTTCTGGAAAACTGGGCTGGCCCACAATTGGATCGACCCTAACCGCTCTCATCCTAATAGGAAACCTGTTGCTTATCGGTGCTGACTTATGGTTTGCAACCCTAGCAACTGGCCTCGAGACCTATATCGCAAGCATCGTTGAAAAGACCACCGCGCTCATTCCAACACCCCTTCCGGAAGGAACTATCTCGCTTTTAATCGCTTTCATACCCGGCCTTGTCATCGTGTCATGGCTTTGGATGTCAATCATCAACACCCTTCTTGCCCAGTCAATCCTCTCGCGTTTTGGCAAAAACTTACGCCCCAGCCCAAGTATAACAACTCTATATCTACCCCCATGGATGATATGGATTCTCCTGGGATCAGTGCTCTTAGCATTTATGGGTGGACATATTGGGTATGTCGGAAAAAATGGTATTCTGATCAGCTTGCAAGCTTTTTTCTTCATAGGGCTTGCTGTTCTCCACTCCTTGTGCCAAAAGTGGAAGCTAAATGTGATAGTCCTTATAGGATTTTACCTTTTGATGTTTTTGTTAGGGTGGCCTATCATTCTCGTTGCTTTTATGGGGATATTGGACCACCTAATGGATTTCCGTCAACATATTGACGCGAAGAGAACTTAA
- the rplI gene encoding 50S ribosomal protein L9 yields the protein MQVILLERIEKLGQMGDTVAVKDGYARNFLIPKGKALRATQENIVVFSEKKTQLEATNLKLKKEAEDVAKKLKDYVLTMIRQAGENGHLYGSVSTKDIAENLTKERCAIARSQVELSKPIKELGLHPVKIILHPEVSLELTVNVALSVEEAEKQLKEDAATEEKDVKSKAEKKTKASQKKEEVKSAKEGETEASQEESSDQFEGKVIAIEETGGSEEV from the coding sequence ATGCAAGTTATACTATTAGAGCGTATTGAGAAATTGGGACAAATGGGAGATACCGTTGCCGTTAAAGACGGTTATGCGCGGAACTTCTTAATTCCTAAAGGGAAGGCCTTAAGGGCGACCCAGGAAAACATTGTCGTGTTTTCCGAAAAGAAAACCCAACTGGAAGCTACTAATCTAAAGCTCAAGAAGGAAGCAGAAGACGTTGCCAAGAAATTGAAAGATTATGTCCTCACCATGATCCGACAAGCAGGTGAAAATGGTCACCTATACGGATCTGTTAGCACCAAAGACATTGCCGAAAATCTTACCAAAGAAAGATGTGCAATAGCCCGTTCGCAGGTTGAACTTTCAAAACCCATTAAAGAACTGGGCCTTCATCCAGTCAAAATCATTTTGCATCCAGAGGTTTCCCTAGAATTGACAGTAAATGTAGCTCTCTCAGTTGAAGAAGCCGAAAAGCAACTCAAGGAAGATGCTGCTACTGAAGAAAAGGATGTAAAATCTAAAGCCGAGAAAAAGACGAAGGCATCCCAGAAAAAAGAAGAAGTGAAATCTGCTAAAGAAGGTGAGACAGAAGCTTCTCAGGAAGAATCGTCTGACCAGTTTGAGGGAAAAGTCATTGCTATAGAAGAAACGGGTGGCTCTGAAGAAGTTTAA